A part of Neovison vison isolate M4711 chromosome 6, ASM_NN_V1, whole genome shotgun sequence genomic DNA contains:
- the CRYAA gene encoding alpha-crystallin A chain: MDIAIQQPWFKRALGPFYPSRLFDQFFGEGLFEYDLMPFLSSTISPYYRQSLFRTVLDSGVSEVRSDRDKFVIFLDVKHFSPEDLTVKVLQDFVEIHGKHNERQDDHGYISREFHRRYRLPSNVDQSALSCSLSADGMLTFSGPKVPSGVDAGHSERAIPVSREEKPSSAPSS, from the exons ATGGACATCGCCATCCAGCAGCCCTGGTTCAAGCGTGCGCTGGGCCCCTTCTACCCCAGCCGGCTGTTCGACCAGTTTTTCGGTGAGGGTCTCTTCGAGTACGACCTGATGCCCTTCCTGTCCTCGACCATCAGCCCCTACTACCGCCAGTCCCTCTTCCGCACCGTGCTGGACTCCGGCGTCTCCGAG GTCCGATCTGACCGAGACAAGTTCGTCATCTTCCTGGACGTGAAGCACTTCTCTCCGGAGGACCTCACCGTGAAGGTGCTGCAGGACTTCGTGGAGATCCACGGCAAACACAACGAGAGGCAG GACGACCACGGCTACATCTCCCGCGAGTTCCACCGCCGCTACCGTCTGCCGTCCAACGTGGACCAGTCGGCGCTCTCCTGCTCCCTGTCCGCGGACGGCATGCTGACCTTCTCCGGCCCCAAGGTCCCGTCGGGAGTGGACGCTGGCCACAGCGAGAGAGCCATCCCCGTGTCGCGGGAGGAGAAGCCCAGCTCTGCGCCCTCGTCCTAA